In Pomacea canaliculata isolate SZHN2017 linkage group LG12, ASM307304v1, whole genome shotgun sequence, a single genomic region encodes these proteins:
- the LOC112576693 gene encoding uncharacterized protein LOC112576693 isoform X1, protein MHHEVMRGHDAHLPDANQCFALQQGYPGIPYDAMVLTGSPTSYVDFHFSGEVNFRDLSLSFYVFPIGGKPQGTVLNYRCPSGNVIKMAVMESLFLVSFWDEYGVSVGVTAISDMLTSDSWNHVVVVRRFSTGNIQIYHNGQLLEDLDDDFPNGIRLPVSGVMRLGRGQDEDEEGLHGRYTCLQVFAAALSRDDVANVGDVLSADVVDCAANRPSGAAHSRRGGEVLRHRLHPEGRGGARGDRGQGRGV, encoded by the exons ATGCACCACGAGGTCATGAGAGGGCATGACGCCCACCTGCCCGATGCCAACCAATGCTTCGCCCTGCAGCAAGGCTATCCCGGCATTCCCTACGATGCCATGGTGCTCACCGGCTCGCCCACCTCCTACGTGGACTTCCATTTCTCCGGAGAAGTGAACTTCCGG GACCTGTCTCTGTCGTTCTACGTGTTTCCCATTGGGGGCAAGCCGCAGGGCACGGTCCTAAACTACAGGTGCCCCTCCGGCAACGTCATCAAGATGGCGGTCATGGAGAGCCTCTTTCTCGTCTCTTTTTGGGACGAGTACGGAGTGTCTGTTGGCGTGACGGCCATCTCGGACATGCTGACCTCTGACTCCTGGAATCACGTGGTGGTCGTCAGAAGGTTCAGCACTGGTAACATCCAG ATTTATCACAACGGACAGCTTCTGGAAGACTTAGACGATGACTTCCCCAACGGCATTCGACTTCCGGTGTCGGGGGTCATGCGCCTGGGACGCGGgcaggacgaggacgaggagggGCTGCACGGCCGCTACACGTGCCTCCAGGTCTTCGCCGCCGccctgtcacgtgacgacgTGGCCAACGTTGGCGACGTTTTGTCAGCCGACGTCGTGGATTGTGCAGCCAACCG TCCATCTGGAGCAGCGCACAGTCGGCGGGGAGGAGAAGTACTGCGTCACCGACTACATCCCGAGGGTCGTGGCGGAGCCCGTGGAGACAGAGGTCAAGGCCGCGGTGTGTGA
- the LOC112576693 gene encoding uncharacterized protein LOC112576693 isoform X2: MHHEVMRGHDAHLPDANQCFALQQGYPGIPYDAMVLTGSPTSYVDFHFSGEVNFRDLSLSFYVFPIGGKPQGTVLNYRCPSGNVIKMAVMESLFLVSFWDEYGVSVGVTAISDMLTSDSWNHVVVVRRFSTGNIQIYHNGQLLEDLDDDFPNGIRLPVSGVMRLGRGQDEDEEGLHGRYTCLQVFAAALSRDDVANVGDVLSADVVDCAANR, encoded by the exons ATGCACCACGAGGTCATGAGAGGGCATGACGCCCACCTGCCCGATGCCAACCAATGCTTCGCCCTGCAGCAAGGCTATCCCGGCATTCCCTACGATGCCATGGTGCTCACCGGCTCGCCCACCTCCTACGTGGACTTCCATTTCTCCGGAGAAGTGAACTTCCGG GACCTGTCTCTGTCGTTCTACGTGTTTCCCATTGGGGGCAAGCCGCAGGGCACGGTCCTAAACTACAGGTGCCCCTCCGGCAACGTCATCAAGATGGCGGTCATGGAGAGCCTCTTTCTCGTCTCTTTTTGGGACGAGTACGGAGTGTCTGTTGGCGTGACGGCCATCTCGGACATGCTGACCTCTGACTCCTGGAATCACGTGGTGGTCGTCAGAAGGTTCAGCACTGGTAACATCCAG ATTTATCACAACGGACAGCTTCTGGAAGACTTAGACGATGACTTCCCCAACGGCATTCGACTTCCGGTGTCGGGGGTCATGCGCCTGGGACGCGGgcaggacgaggacgaggagggGCTGCACGGCCGCTACACGTGCCTCCAGGTCTTCGCCGCCGccctgtcacgtgacgacgTGGCCAACGTTGGCGACGTTTTGTCAGCCGACGTCGTGGATTGTGCAGCCAACCGGTAA
- the LOC112576690 gene encoding protein-glutamine gamma-glutamyltransferase E-like isoform X1 → MHREKYDFQPAEPRATLSERFASYYGNIRSLLLGSNLTGRRQTFQEDSFVEEASLTAFRKDKDEGQLKPKVVDLSRNVNRHAHHTSAYEIPNLVLRRGQAFEMVITFERAFNRDDDSIVLKFVTGSRPLQSKGSVVSVRQVSEAHAGDWNYELVSVVDRAVTLKVISTPKAIVGRYEMFIDTFHKGGEGEVEKHRYKHPDDIYIIFNPWNEADDVYLDNPTEREEHVLRETGRIWLGTVGKFCVRPWNFGQFDDVCLFASLALLEKSELGDQARNNPVQVVRALCRVINNTERDSGVLCGNWSGKYDDGIPPHAWNGSSAILEEFLKKRKGVKYGQCWTFAAVATTLLRALGIPTRCVTCFRSSHDSDFSNPVNAHWSTDNRPRKSMDDAIWDYHVWGESWFRRPDLPPGYDGWQAFDPTPQECNEGVFTCGPASVKAIRKGELYYGFHAKFLFSEAHGERVHWLVDSDGNMTPFRVEKRVVGRQISTKAAGTISRLDITDLYKAADGSPEEAEILKQASRLCFRSVPQLLVNGCEDVEFTFQGDAQKAGDVHICLKMKNDSGHGRTIDVYLGCVSAYNTGVPATDLKETSTTVLIEPHTENDVQMSLKCADYINNKDTDSHVNVYVIATVRETHQRFATRDTIWIEKPHLEVKTEGRTSVTQPFQIVLKIVNTLSVPLTNGVFNVEGPGIQRLMGVKCKKTIGPGEECRETVTLKARRGGRHEIVANFYCRQICDVAGAAELDISDDGKN, encoded by the exons GGCAACACTCTCGGAGCGGTTCGCCAGTTACTATGGCAACATACGCTCTCTGCTGCTGGGTTCAAACCTCACAGGTCGGCGACAGACGTTTCAAGAGGATTCCTTCGTGGAGGAGGCTTCCCTCACAGCATTTCGTAAAGACAAGGACG AAGGTCAGCTGAAGCCCAAGGTGGTGGACCTGAGTCGCAATGTGAACCGCCATGCTCACCACACCAGCGCCTACGAGATCCCCAACCTGGTGCTGCGGCGGGGCCAGGCCTTCGAGATGGTCATCACCTTCGAGCGCGCCTTCAACCGCGACGACGACAGCATCGTGCTCAAGTTCGTCACAG GCAGTCGGCCGCTGCAGAGCAAGGGCAGCGTGGTGTCGGTGCGCCAGGTGTCGGAGGCACACGCTGGGGACTGGAACTACGAGCTGGTCAGTGTGGTGGACCGCGCGGTCACCTTGAAGGTCATCTCCACGCCCAAGGCCATCGTGGGGCGCTACGAGATGTTCATCGACACATTCCACAAGGGGGGCGAGGGCGAGGTGGAGAAACATCGCTACAAGCACCCGGACGACATCTACATCATCTTCAACCCCTGGAATGAAG CTGACGACGTGTACCTGGACAACCCCACGGAGCGGGAGGAGCACGTGCTGCGCGAGACGGGGCGCATCTGGCTGGGGACGGTGGGCAAGTTCTGCGTGCGGCCCTGGAACTTCGGACAG TTCGATGACGTGTGTCTATTCGCGTCGCTGGCGCTGCTGGAGAAGTCGGAGCTGGGGGACCAGGCGAGGAACAACCCCGTGCAGGTGGTCAGGGCCCTGTGCCGTGTG ATCAACAACACGGAGAGGGACAGCGGGGTGCTGTGTGGCAACTGGTCCGGAAAATACGACGACGGCATCCCTCCTCACGCCTGGAACGGAAGCTCCGCCATCTTGGAAGAGTTTTTGAAGAAACGCAAAGGCGTGAAGTACGGACAGTGCTGGACCTTTGCTGCAGTGGCCACCACAC TCCTTCGGGCCCTGGGCATTCCCACCCGCTGTGTGACGTGTTTCCGGTCCTCACACGACAGCGACTTCAGCAACCCCGTCAACGCCCACTGGTCCACCGACAACCGGCCCCGCAAAAGTATGGATGACGCCATCTG GGACTACCACGTGTGGGGAGAAAGCTGGTTCAGAAGGCCCGATCTACCTCCGGGGTACGACGGGTGGCAGGCGTTTGATCCCACACCCCAAGAATGTAATGAAG GTGTCTTCACCTGCGGTCCCGCCTCTGTGAAAGCCATCAGGAAAGGAGAACTGTACTACGGTTTCCACGCCAAGTTTCTCTTCTCGGAGGCGCATGGCGAGCGCGTGCACTGGCTGGTGGACTCGGATGGCAACATGACGCCCTTCCGGGTGGAAAAGCGGGTGGTCGGTCGCCAGATTTCAACCAAGGCGGCTGGAACCATTTCCAGGCTGGACATCACTGACCTGTACAAAGCTGCTGATG GCAGCCCTGAGGAGGCTGAGATCCTGAAGCAAGCATCTCGCCTGTGTTTCCGGTCCGTGCCGCAGCTGCTGGTGAACGGGTGTGAGGACGTGGAGTTCACCTTCCAGGGCGACGCGCAGAAGGCCGGCGATGTCCACATCTGCCTCAAGATGAAGAACGACAGCGGCCACGGCAGGACCATCGATGTCTACCTGGGCTGTGTGTCCGCCTACAACACCGGCGTCCCCGCCACCGACCTCAAGGAGACCTCTACCACTGTGCTCATTGAGCCACACACAG AAAACGATGTACAGATGAGCCTGAAGTGCGCCGactacatcaacaacaaagacacGGACTCGCACGTCAACGTCTACGTCATCGCCACCGTCAGAGAAACTCACCAACGCTTCGCCACGAGGGACACGATCTGGATAGAGAAACCTCACCTGGAGGTCAAG ACCGAGGGGCGGACAAGTGTCACCCAGCCCTTCCAGATCGTCCTGAAGATCGTCAACACTCTCAGTGTGCCGCTTACTAACGGAGTCTTTAACGTGGAGGGGCCCGGCATCCAGCGACTGATGGGCGTTAAGTGCAA GAAGACGATTGGTCCAGGCGAGGAGTGTCGGGAGACGGTGACGTTGAAGGCGAGGCGCGGCGGACGTCACGAGATCGTCGCCAACTTCTACTGTCGTCAGATCTGTGACGTCGCCGGCGCGGCAGAGCTGGACATCAGCGACGACGGCAAAAACTAG
- the LOC112576690 gene encoding protein-glutamine gamma-glutamyltransferase K-like isoform X2 — translation MSLLSFSSSSFSPRSSKGKGGDDFPPSYKSARNTEGQLKPKVVDLSRNVNRHAHHTSAYEIPNLVLRRGQAFEMVITFERAFNRDDDSIVLKFVTGSRPLQSKGSVVSVRQVSEAHAGDWNYELVSVVDRAVTLKVISTPKAIVGRYEMFIDTFHKGGEGEVEKHRYKHPDDIYIIFNPWNEADDVYLDNPTEREEHVLRETGRIWLGTVGKFCVRPWNFGQFDDVCLFASLALLEKSELGDQARNNPVQVVRALCRVINNTERDSGVLCGNWSGKYDDGIPPHAWNGSSAILEEFLKKRKGVKYGQCWTFAAVATTLLRALGIPTRCVTCFRSSHDSDFSNPVNAHWSTDNRPRKSMDDAIWDYHVWGESWFRRPDLPPGYDGWQAFDPTPQECNEGVFTCGPASVKAIRKGELYYGFHAKFLFSEAHGERVHWLVDSDGNMTPFRVEKRVVGRQISTKAAGTISRLDITDLYKAADGSPEEAEILKQASRLCFRSVPQLLVNGCEDVEFTFQGDAQKAGDVHICLKMKNDSGHGRTIDVYLGCVSAYNTGVPATDLKETSTTVLIEPHTENDVQMSLKCADYINNKDTDSHVNVYVIATVRETHQRFATRDTIWIEKPHLEVKTEGRTSVTQPFQIVLKIVNTLSVPLTNGVFNVEGPGIQRLMGVKCKKTIGPGEECRETVTLKARRGGRHEIVANFYCRQICDVAGAAELDISDDGKN, via the exons ATGTcgcttttatccttttcatccTCGTCGTTCTCACCCAGATCCTCTAAAGGTAAAGGAGGCGACGACTTTCCACCCTCCTACAAATCGGCTCGTAATACAG AAGGTCAGCTGAAGCCCAAGGTGGTGGACCTGAGTCGCAATGTGAACCGCCATGCTCACCACACCAGCGCCTACGAGATCCCCAACCTGGTGCTGCGGCGGGGCCAGGCCTTCGAGATGGTCATCACCTTCGAGCGCGCCTTCAACCGCGACGACGACAGCATCGTGCTCAAGTTCGTCACAG GCAGTCGGCCGCTGCAGAGCAAGGGCAGCGTGGTGTCGGTGCGCCAGGTGTCGGAGGCACACGCTGGGGACTGGAACTACGAGCTGGTCAGTGTGGTGGACCGCGCGGTCACCTTGAAGGTCATCTCCACGCCCAAGGCCATCGTGGGGCGCTACGAGATGTTCATCGACACATTCCACAAGGGGGGCGAGGGCGAGGTGGAGAAACATCGCTACAAGCACCCGGACGACATCTACATCATCTTCAACCCCTGGAATGAAG CTGACGACGTGTACCTGGACAACCCCACGGAGCGGGAGGAGCACGTGCTGCGCGAGACGGGGCGCATCTGGCTGGGGACGGTGGGCAAGTTCTGCGTGCGGCCCTGGAACTTCGGACAG TTCGATGACGTGTGTCTATTCGCGTCGCTGGCGCTGCTGGAGAAGTCGGAGCTGGGGGACCAGGCGAGGAACAACCCCGTGCAGGTGGTCAGGGCCCTGTGCCGTGTG ATCAACAACACGGAGAGGGACAGCGGGGTGCTGTGTGGCAACTGGTCCGGAAAATACGACGACGGCATCCCTCCTCACGCCTGGAACGGAAGCTCCGCCATCTTGGAAGAGTTTTTGAAGAAACGCAAAGGCGTGAAGTACGGACAGTGCTGGACCTTTGCTGCAGTGGCCACCACAC TCCTTCGGGCCCTGGGCATTCCCACCCGCTGTGTGACGTGTTTCCGGTCCTCACACGACAGCGACTTCAGCAACCCCGTCAACGCCCACTGGTCCACCGACAACCGGCCCCGCAAAAGTATGGATGACGCCATCTG GGACTACCACGTGTGGGGAGAAAGCTGGTTCAGAAGGCCCGATCTACCTCCGGGGTACGACGGGTGGCAGGCGTTTGATCCCACACCCCAAGAATGTAATGAAG GTGTCTTCACCTGCGGTCCCGCCTCTGTGAAAGCCATCAGGAAAGGAGAACTGTACTACGGTTTCCACGCCAAGTTTCTCTTCTCGGAGGCGCATGGCGAGCGCGTGCACTGGCTGGTGGACTCGGATGGCAACATGACGCCCTTCCGGGTGGAAAAGCGGGTGGTCGGTCGCCAGATTTCAACCAAGGCGGCTGGAACCATTTCCAGGCTGGACATCACTGACCTGTACAAAGCTGCTGATG GCAGCCCTGAGGAGGCTGAGATCCTGAAGCAAGCATCTCGCCTGTGTTTCCGGTCCGTGCCGCAGCTGCTGGTGAACGGGTGTGAGGACGTGGAGTTCACCTTCCAGGGCGACGCGCAGAAGGCCGGCGATGTCCACATCTGCCTCAAGATGAAGAACGACAGCGGCCACGGCAGGACCATCGATGTCTACCTGGGCTGTGTGTCCGCCTACAACACCGGCGTCCCCGCCACCGACCTCAAGGAGACCTCTACCACTGTGCTCATTGAGCCACACACAG AAAACGATGTACAGATGAGCCTGAAGTGCGCCGactacatcaacaacaaagacacGGACTCGCACGTCAACGTCTACGTCATCGCCACCGTCAGAGAAACTCACCAACGCTTCGCCACGAGGGACACGATCTGGATAGAGAAACCTCACCTGGAGGTCAAG ACCGAGGGGCGGACAAGTGTCACCCAGCCCTTCCAGATCGTCCTGAAGATCGTCAACACTCTCAGTGTGCCGCTTACTAACGGAGTCTTTAACGTGGAGGGGCCCGGCATCCAGCGACTGATGGGCGTTAAGTGCAA GAAGACGATTGGTCCAGGCGAGGAGTGTCGGGAGACGGTGACGTTGAAGGCGAGGCGCGGCGGACGTCACGAGATCGTCGCCAACTTCTACTGTCGTCAGATCTGTGACGTCGCCGGCGCGGCAGAGCTGGACATCAGCGACGACGGCAAAAACTAG